The following proteins are co-located in the Silene latifolia isolate original U9 population chromosome 1, ASM4854445v1, whole genome shotgun sequence genome:
- the LOC141588436 gene encoding uncharacterized protein LOC141588436 — MLNDIKNVLIWSISPKLKPSCISLNAYEIFTRMITMFSQTPKVRQYDAAARFFEAKLERGQKVGPHVLQMVEYVDILERLGCKIPKTLVVDRILHSLPTKFAHFRVHYNMNGMDKSYHEIHALLTQAERDMEASGSEKGDVLTMKLKNMSLGVKKGKGKQKSQFKKSSKKIDKGKGKAVVNDNPKAKSVKLSEAECFHCNGKGHYRRSCPKYLEDLKEGRVTPIGYKGRASTSKR; from the exons atgttgaatgatatcaagaatgtgttgatatggtcaatatcgccaaagctcaagccatcatgcatttctttaaatgcttacgagatattcactcgtatgatcactatgttttcacaaacacctaaagtccgtcaatacgatgcggcggcacgcttctttgaagctaagcttgagaggggccaaaaggttggtccccatgtccttcaaatggtcgaatatgttgacatcctagagcgtctagggtgtaagattcctaaaactcttgtggtggatcgtatccttcactcacttcccaccaagtttgcccactttagggtacactacaacatgaatggtatggataagagttaccatgaaattcatgcactcctcacccaagcggagagggatatggaggctagtgggagtgaaaagggagatgttttaaccatgaagttaaagaacatgtctcttggagtcaagaaaggaaaagggaaacaaaagtcccaattcaagaaatcatcaaagaaaattgacaagggaaaggggaaggccgttgtgaatgacaatcccaaggcaaaaagtgtcaagctctccgaggccgaatgtttccattgtaatgggaaggggcattataggaggagttgtcccaaatacttggaggatctcaaggaagggcgtgtgacgcctattg ggtataagggacgtgcaagcactagcaaaaggtga